CAGTTCGGCTACATTGCCATAAAGTTCGGCTTCGCTTCGGCCACTTTGAAGGATATCGGAAAGAATAACCGTTTTTTCTCGGTGTTGGTTTTGTTGCTCCATAAACTCCAGCGCGATGGTGAGCGAATTGATGTCGGAGTTATAGGCGTCGTTAATGATGGTGCAGTTGTTAATGCCTTCGCGCTGTTCCAGCCGCATGGCAATAGGTGTCAGTGCAGCCATGCGTTGCCGGATTGTCTGTTGATCGTATCCGAGGCACAGCATGGCAGCCCAGCAGTGAATGGCATTTTCCACAGAAGCCTTGTCGGCAAAAGGAATTTCCACCGAGATTTCCCGGTCTTGGTAAATTCCTGTTATTTCTGTAGCATTTTCTTTTACGGTTTTGTTTGTAATTTGCAGATTGCTGTTTTGGTCGGCTCCCCATGAGAATGTGCCGATATTTTCCAAAATTCCGGTGCGGATAAAAGTTTCCAACAGCTCTTTTTGGTCATTATTGTAAATCAGCGTATCCACGCGGGTAAAGAGTTTCAGCTTTTCGCCAATTTTTTGGGAAAGCCCGATAAAACCTTCGTTATGGGCTTCGCCGATGTTGGTAAAGATGCCCAGGGTAGGCTGGATAATTGCCTGCAGGTGTTCCATTTCGTCAGGCCGTGAGATGCCGGCTTCAAAAACAGCCAGTTCGTGGCTGTCGTTCATCTGCCATACAGAAAGGGGAACGCCGATTTGAGAATTGTAACTTTTGGGGCTGCGTACGATTTTTTTGTCTTTGCTCATTAACTGAAAAAGCCATTCTTTTACAATGGTTTTTCCGTTACTTCCGGTGATGCCGATAACTGGTATCTGGTAACGGCTGCGATGGTGTGCCGCCAGCTGCTGTAAAGCTTTTAATGTATCTTGTACCAAGAAAAAAGATGCTTTCGGGAAAGCTTTCCGGTCGATTTTTTCGTTTGAAATAACAAAATACCGGATGCCCTTGCGATATAAATCGCGAAGATAGCGGTGGCCGTCGTTTCGGGTGCCTTTTAAAGCAAAGAACAGGGTTTTGCTTGCCCGGATAAATTTCCGGCTGTCGATAAGAATATCTTCCACCACGATTTTATCGGCATCGGGCGAAAAGAGTTTGGCTTTTAAGATGTCTGCCAGCTCATGGCCGTCATATTTTGGGTGTGTCATGACTGTTCGGATAACGGGTGGGCATGCATGGCTTCCCACTGACGACGATTGCGAAAAATATTAATGGCAAGGTAAACGGCTTGCCGCATGGAAGCCGGCGAAGCAAGATTTTTTCCGGCGATGTCATAAGCTGTGCCATGGTCGGGAGAAGTACGTACAATGGGTAATCCGGCAGTGTAGTTTACTCCGCCATTTTCGGCCAGTAGTTTAAAAGGAATGAGCCCCTGATCGTGATACATGGCCAGTACGGCATCGAACTGTGTGTATTTTCCCGAGCCGAAAAACCCGTCGGCAGCAAAAGGACCAAAAACCAACATGCCTTGTTTTTTAACTTTAATAAGGGTGCTGTGGATAATGGTTTCGTCTTCTGTGCCGATCACTCCATTGTCGCCGGCATGCGGATTAAGTCCGAGAACTGCAATTTTAGGCCGTTCGATGAGAAAATCTTTTTTCAGCGATTCATGTAAAATGTTCAGCTTTGACAATAATTTTTCTTCGGTGATGTTTTGAGCTACTTCTTTTACGGGCAGGTGATTGGTAACGGTGCCTACCCGCAGACTGTCTGAAACCATCAGCATCAGCGAATCTTCAACCTGAAACCGGTTGGTGAGATATTCGGTGTGCCCTTGAAAAGAAAAGTCTTGAGAATGGATGTTTTCTTTGTTAATCGGTGCGGTCACCAAG
The sequence above is drawn from the Candidatus Sulfidibacterium hydrothermale genome and encodes:
- the pdxA gene encoding 4-hydroxythreonine-4-phosphate dehydrogenase PdxA, which encodes MKERLKEKNRPVRVGVTHGDFNGISYEIMIKALMDNRLYEMFTPVIYGLPRVIGYHRKQLRLTDLNYHVISNSSKIIDRKLNILSLSDEEIKIEFGKSTPLAGQFAYQALETAVKDIKNKKIDVLVTAPINKENIHSQDFSFQGHTEYLTNRFQVEDSLMLMVSDSLRVGTVTNHLPVKEVAQNITEEKLLSKLNILHESLKKDFLIERPKIAVLGLNPHAGDNGVIGTEDETIIHSTLIKVKKQGMLVFGPFAADGFFGSGKYTQFDAVLAMYHDQGLIPFKLLAENGGVNYTAGLPIVRTSPDHGTAYDIAGKNLASPASMRQAVYLAINIFRNRRQWEAMHAHPLSEQS